The Streptomyces phaeolivaceus genome has a window encoding:
- a CDS encoding glycosyltransferase, whose protein sequence is MSGAASPKLRIVRLANFVAPSSGGLRTALRELGKGFEAAGHEAVLVVPGERYTDSATEQGRVITLPGPLLPGTGGYRVLVDKRRAAALLESLGPDRLEVSDRTTLRWTGAWARRARVRAVMVSHETADGVLRTWGLSESMARRASDALNVRTAHTYSKVVCTTEFAEREFVRIGARNVVRAPLGVDLVGRHPALRDKALRERYAREDEVLLVMCSRLSVEKRPGTAVDALEALVRRGRRAVLVVAGDGPLRGRLEQRAKGLPVTFLGHVGDRDMLGALQASADVALAPGPAETFGLAALEAMACGTPVVASSSSALPEVIGSAGATAADNGAAFAGAVELLLDRPGDDRREAARARAECFGWQTAVDAFLAAHDATVGRPVREGVG, encoded by the coding sequence ATGAGCGGGGCCGCTTCCCCGAAGCTGCGGATCGTCCGGCTCGCCAACTTCGTGGCCCCGTCCTCGGGCGGGCTGCGGACCGCGCTGCGGGAGCTGGGCAAGGGGTTCGAGGCGGCCGGGCACGAGGCCGTGCTCGTCGTGCCCGGCGAGCGGTACACCGACAGCGCGACCGAGCAGGGGCGGGTCATCACCCTGCCCGGACCGCTGCTGCCGGGGACCGGTGGCTACCGCGTCCTGGTGGACAAGCGGCGGGCCGCCGCCCTGCTGGAGTCGCTGGGGCCCGACCGGCTGGAGGTCTCCGACCGGACCACGCTGCGCTGGACCGGGGCGTGGGCCCGGCGGGCCAGGGTGCGCGCGGTGATGGTCTCGCACGAGACCGCCGACGGTGTGCTGCGGACCTGGGGCCTCTCCGAGTCGATGGCCCGGCGGGCCTCCGACGCCCTCAACGTCCGTACGGCCCACACCTACTCGAAGGTGGTCTGCACGACCGAGTTCGCCGAACGGGAGTTCGTACGGATCGGCGCCAGGAACGTCGTCCGGGCACCGCTCGGCGTCGACCTCGTGGGACGGCACCCCGCGCTGCGCGACAAGGCGCTGCGTGAGCGGTACGCGCGCGAGGACGAAGTCCTGCTGGTGATGTGCTCCCGGCTGTCGGTGGAGAAGCGGCCCGGGACGGCCGTCGACGCCCTGGAGGCACTGGTGCGGCGCGGGCGGCGGGCCGTCCTGGTCGTCGCCGGCGACGGACCGCTGCGCGGCAGGCTCGAACAGCGTGCCAAGGGACTGCCGGTCACCTTCCTCGGCCATGTCGGCGACCGAGACATGCTGGGCGCCCTCCAGGCCTCCGCCGATGTGGCGCTGGCCCCCGGGCCCGCCGAAACGTTCGGCCTCGCCGCCCTGGAGGCCATGGCCTGCGGCACGCCCGTGGTCGCCAGCTCCTCGTCCGCGCTTCCGGAGGTCATCGGGTCGGCCGGGGCCACGGCCGCGGACAACGGGGCGGCGTTCGCGGGCGCCGTCGAACTGCTGCTGGACCGGCCCGGGGACGACCGCCGGGAGGCGGCACGCGCGCGTGCCGAGTGCTTCGGCTGGCAGACGGCGGTGGACGCGTTCCTCGCCGCGCACGACGCGACCGTCGGGCGCCCGGTGCGGGAGGGCGTCGGATGA
- a CDS encoding glycosyltransferase family 4 protein: MRVVIVTESFPPDVNGVAHCALQTARHLVARGHAPLVVAPATAQGTGAGADLQAPCPVVRVPSLPLPGYPQVRVALPSRRVAAAIVEHRADIVHLASPFVLGVRGMAAAARLGVPAVAIYQTDLAGYARTYVHAGEAAAWRRIRSVHAAADRTLAPSSAALRDLEAHGVPRVSLWPRGVDTVRFRPELRDEALRRALAPNAEVIVGYVGRLAPEKQIELLAGACGLDGVRVVVVGDGPSEPGLREALPGAVFLGRRTGDELARIFASFDVFAHTGPFETFCQTVQEAMASGVPVVAPAAGGPLDLVAHGRTGLLVPPRDADAVRDAVRSLAADPARRAVYGATGRDMVEGRTWAAVGDQLIGHYADVLTARTVVAA, translated from the coding sequence ATGCGTGTCGTCATAGTGACCGAGTCCTTTCCCCCCGATGTGAACGGCGTGGCCCACTGCGCCCTGCAGACCGCGCGCCACCTCGTCGCGCGGGGGCACGCCCCGCTCGTCGTGGCCCCGGCCACCGCCCAGGGAACCGGAGCCGGAGCCGATCTCCAGGCGCCGTGCCCCGTCGTCCGCGTCCCCTCCCTTCCGCTCCCGGGCTATCCCCAGGTCCGGGTCGCCCTGCCCAGCCGCCGGGTCGCCGCGGCGATCGTCGAGCACCGCGCCGACATCGTCCACCTGGCCAGCCCCTTCGTCCTCGGGGTGCGCGGCATGGCCGCCGCCGCCCGCCTCGGTGTCCCCGCCGTCGCCATCTACCAGACCGACCTCGCCGGATACGCCCGCACCTACGTCCACGCCGGTGAGGCGGCGGCCTGGCGGCGCATCCGCTCCGTGCACGCCGCCGCCGACCGCACCCTCGCCCCGTCCAGCGCGGCCCTGCGCGACCTGGAGGCGCACGGCGTGCCCCGGGTCAGCCTGTGGCCGCGCGGCGTCGACACCGTCCGGTTCCGCCCCGAACTGCGCGACGAGGCACTGCGCCGCGCACTGGCGCCGAACGCCGAGGTGATCGTCGGCTACGTCGGCCGCCTCGCCCCCGAGAAACAGATCGAACTGCTGGCCGGCGCGTGCGGCCTGGACGGCGTACGGGTCGTCGTCGTGGGCGACGGGCCCAGCGAGCCCGGTCTGCGCGAGGCCCTGCCCGGGGCCGTCTTCCTCGGCCGCCGCACCGGCGACGAACTCGCCCGGATCTTCGCCTCCTTCGACGTCTTCGCCCACACCGGCCCCTTCGAGACCTTCTGCCAGACCGTGCAGGAGGCCATGGCCAGCGGGGTTCCCGTCGTGGCGCCCGCCGCCGGAGGCCCGCTGGACCTCGTCGCCCACGGGCGCACGGGGCTCCTGGTCCCGCCGCGCGACGCGGACGCCGTACGCGACGCCGTACGGTCCCTGGCCGCCGATCCGGCGCGCCGGGCCGTGTACGGGGCCACCGGACGGGACATGGTCGAGGGGCGCACCTGGGCGGCCGTCGGCGATCAGCTCATCGGGCACTACGCCGATGTGCTGACGGCGCGGACGGTGGTGGCCGCATGA
- a CDS encoding HEAT repeat domain-containing protein, with amino-acid sequence MFEPVIAPSGTLLGLLQRGRGDGTLHALTAPRAEALAALNHCVLSDPRHDWQVENRSLYYARLYLDLSGELDEIERHLFDAEDVLDTCESRTGLALAVLGHLASYGRRDALELLRAYAAVGTSWAWALDELALRDDDEGLRALAEPVLARFTTDPEGEAELAAAVRDAFEPRPWRLWADDPRESVATRVRAAQETGCFDRWQRQMRPSGPRPGWSVKAVFEWAQQGIERGAVLHVPAARCLTAVAGPEDRPEILAAARSGDDGARCTALRYLADGNDPDALALIEGAVTDGTTMVVEAAVDAFERMRSMAAVDRARGWVHRPDPLGAAAGRMLACLGGAKDSDLVLGALREAVRGEGPDAPTLWTLVDGTGRLGIVCAAPVLRHIYRETASSHLRGRAARALAATDPSFPAGFAVECLWDCEETTREIAARHAETGDARVVDQLRRLAADPAEEAEVQTAVRSRIGPDMPAV; translated from the coding sequence ATGTTCGAACCGGTCATAGCGCCCAGCGGTACGCTGCTCGGCCTGCTGCAGCGGGGCCGCGGCGACGGCACCCTGCACGCGCTCACCGCCCCGCGGGCCGAGGCGCTCGCGGCGCTCAACCACTGTGTGCTGAGCGACCCCCGCCACGACTGGCAGGTGGAGAACCGCTCCCTGTACTACGCCCGTCTCTACCTCGACCTGAGCGGCGAGCTCGACGAGATCGAGCGGCACCTCTTCGACGCCGAGGACGTGCTCGACACCTGCGAGTCACGCACCGGACTCGCCCTCGCGGTCCTCGGGCACCTCGCCTCCTACGGCAGGCGGGACGCGCTCGAACTGCTGCGCGCCTACGCCGCCGTGGGCACCAGCTGGGCCTGGGCCCTGGACGAACTGGCCCTCAGGGACGACGACGAAGGGCTGCGCGCCCTCGCCGAACCCGTGCTGGCCCGTTTCACCACCGATCCGGAGGGCGAGGCCGAACTGGCCGCCGCCGTCCGCGACGCCTTCGAGCCCCGGCCCTGGCGGCTGTGGGCCGACGATCCCCGCGAGTCCGTCGCCACCCGCGTGCGGGCCGCCCAGGAGACCGGCTGCTTCGACCGCTGGCAGCGGCAGATGCGACCGAGCGGGCCCCGGCCGGGGTGGAGCGTCAAGGCCGTGTTCGAGTGGGCCCAGCAGGGCATCGAACGCGGGGCGGTCCTCCATGTGCCGGCCGCCCGGTGTCTCACGGCCGTCGCCGGACCCGAGGACCGGCCCGAGATCCTCGCCGCCGCCCGGTCCGGTGACGACGGAGCCCGCTGCACCGCCCTGCGCTACCTCGCCGACGGCAACGATCCCGACGCCCTCGCACTGATCGAGGGCGCCGTGACCGACGGCACGACGATGGTCGTGGAGGCCGCCGTCGACGCCTTCGAACGGATGCGCAGTATGGCCGCCGTCGACCGGGCCCGCGGCTGGGTCCACCGGCCCGACCCGCTGGGCGCCGCCGCCGGACGCATGCTCGCCTGTCTCGGCGGCGCCAAGGACAGCGATCTGGTGCTGGGCGCGCTGCGCGAGGCCGTACGGGGCGAGGGGCCCGACGCGCCGACCCTGTGGACGCTCGTCGACGGCACCGGCCGACTCGGCATCGTCTGCGCCGCACCCGTGCTGCGCCATATCTACCGCGAGACCGCCTCATCCCATCTCCGTGGCCGGGCCGCCCGCGCGCTCGCCGCCACCGACCCCTCGTTCCCGGCCGGCTTCGCCGTCGAGTGCCTCTGGGACTGCGAGGAGACCACCCGCGAGATCGCCGCGAGGCACGCCGAGACGGGTGACGCGCGCGTGGTCGACCAACTCCGCCGACTGGCCGCCGACCCGGCCGAGGAGGCCGAGGTCCAGACAGCCGTACGCAGCCGAATCGGTCCTGACATGCCCGCAGTGTGA
- a CDS encoding ankyrin repeat domain-containing protein, with product MSEAPDPEVVELATKIFDLARRGETEALVAYVDAGVPANLTNDRGDSLVMLAAYHGHAEAVRALLARGGEADRVNDRGQTPLAGAVFKGEESVIRVLLEGGADPVAGTPNAVDTARMFGKTELLELFAAH from the coding sequence ATGAGCGAAGCCCCCGACCCCGAGGTCGTGGAGCTGGCGACCAAGATCTTCGATCTGGCCCGCAGGGGCGAGACCGAGGCGCTCGTGGCGTACGTGGACGCGGGGGTTCCGGCCAACCTCACCAATGACCGCGGCGACTCGCTCGTAATGCTCGCCGCGTACCACGGCCACGCCGAAGCGGTACGGGCGCTCCTGGCCCGTGGCGGGGAGGCGGACCGCGTCAACGACCGAGGCCAGACTCCCCTCGCCGGAGCGGTTTTCAAGGGCGAGGAGAGCGTGATCCGGGTCCTGCTGGAAGGTGGGGCCGACCCGGTCGCGGGCACTCCGAACGCGGTCGACACCGCACGGATGTTCGGTAAGACAGAACTGCTCGAACTGTTCGCAGCACACTGA